A DNA window from bacterium contains the following coding sequences:
- the metG gene encoding methionine--tRNA ligase — MAKKFYITTPIFYVNDLLHIGHAYCTIACDVVARFKRWLGDEVLFLTGTDEHGQKIAQAASLKGKTPLEWADYIVSEDKKLWEKLNISHDDFIRTTEERHERTVQEIFTKLYRKGDIYKGEYEGWYCTSCETFYLESQLEQGKCPECGKVTEKLKEESYFFKLSKYQKRLLNYFDENPEFMQPPFRKAEMVNFVKGGLRDLSVSRTAVKWGIPVPFDEKHTVYVWLDALINYLTACGYLEDKVKFEKFWPADVHLVGKEIFKFHTIIWPAILMALEIPLPKKVFGHGWWTVEGKKMSKSRGNVVDPVEVSEEFGVDAFRYFLMREVPFGQDGDFSKKALIRRYNADLANNLGNLLSRSLTMVEKYVEGRVPEPGGEEKEDKELIQKAKGLFERVIKYYDKLELNSVLGAIWEVIDYANRYIERTAPWKLEKTDRKRLETVLYNLLETLRVVTFYILPFMPQTAERIWERLGMEEKIYNQKIEEAQWGRLKSGTKIKAGKPLFPRIYNGV; from the coding sequence ATGGCTAAGAAATTCTATATCACCACTCCCATATTTTATGTGAATGACCTACTGCATATCGGACACGCCTACTGCACCATAGCTTGTGATGTGGTGGCCCGCTTCAAGCGCTGGCTGGGGGATGAAGTTCTGTTTCTTACTGGTACTGATGAACATGGACAGAAGATAGCCCAGGCAGCCAGTTTGAAAGGTAAGACGCCTTTAGAATGGGCAGATTATATCGTTTCCGAGGACAAAAAACTCTGGGAGAAGCTGAACATTTCTCACGATGATTTTATCAGAACAACAGAAGAGCGACACGAAAGGACAGTGCAGGAAATTTTTACAAAACTTTACCGGAAAGGGGATATCTATAAAGGAGAGTATGAGGGATGGTATTGTACTTCCTGTGAGACTTTCTATCTGGAGTCACAGCTTGAGCAAGGTAAGTGCCCTGAATGTGGGAAAGTGACAGAGAAACTGAAAGAAGAGAGTTACTTCTTTAAACTATCTAAATATCAGAAGAGACTTCTCAATTATTTTGATGAGAATCCTGAGTTCATGCAGCCTCCCTTCCGCAAAGCGGAAATGGTAAATTTTGTTAAGGGAGGACTGAGGGATTTGAGCGTGAGCCGCACGGCTGTGAAGTGGGGAATACCAGTTCCTTTTGATGAAAAACATACTGTTTATGTCTGGCTTGATGCTCTGATAAATTACCTCACTGCCTGTGGATATTTAGAGGATAAAGTAAAGTTTGAAAAGTTCTGGCCTGCTGATGTTCATCTGGTGGGTAAGGAGATTTTCAAGTTCCACACCATCATCTGGCCGGCAATATTGATGGCTCTGGAGATACCTCTTCCCAAAAAGGTTTTTGGGCATGGCTGGTGGACTGTGGAGGGAAAGAAGATGTCCAAATCTCGAGGGAATGTGGTTGATCCGGTTGAAGTTTCTGAGGAGTTTGGGGTGGACGCATTCCGTTACTTCCTGATGAGAGAGGTGCCCTTTGGTCAGGATGGCGATTTTTCCAAAAAAGCACTTATCAGACGCTATAATGCTGATTTGGCGAATAATTTAGGTAACCTTCTGAGTCGTAGCCTGACAATGGTGGAAAAGTATGTTGAGGGCAGGGTGCCTGAACCGGGTGGAGAGGAGAAAGAGGATAAAGAGTTAATTCAAAAAGCGAAGGGACTTTTTGAAAGAGTCATCAAATATTACGATAAGCTGGAATTGAACAGTGTCCTGGGAGCTATTTGGGAAGTTATCGATTATGCTAATAGATACATTGAAAGGACAGCTCCCTGGAAGTTGGAAAAGACTGATAGAAAGAGACTGGAAACTGTGTTATATAATCTTTTAGAGACTTTGAGAGTAGTCACTTTCTATATTCTTCCTTTTATGCCCCAGACAGCGGAAAGAATCTGGGAGCGATTGGGGATGGAAGAGAAAATCTATAATCAGAAAATTGAAGAAGCACAGTGGGGAAGGCTCAAGTCAGGGACAAAGATTAAAGCAGGCAAGCCTTTATTTCCCAGGATATATAATGGAGTGTAA
- a CDS encoding four-carbon acid sugar kinase family protein, with amino-acid sequence MIGVISDDLTGCGDVGLHFADYGLRTIVHTSNSERLCKNLKPDVDWDVLVVNTESRLDEPQTAYEKVKGVLRFFRKLNIERIYKKIDSTLRGNVGAEIDALFDELNIEKLPFCAAFPKTGRTTIEGYHYVWGKLVTKTEFARDPRNPVNEAHIPTLLEETSKHSERIKVYNAKTQRDLKNIAREIPDYTTVCGASALAGELVKFWGKAGSSRDVKPKTVTGGSKPVLIISGSGQSVTYEQIGELKRKKSLLAVPIDFERNRVEIPDAKNAKHILIYPQKSNHKLDAEKIIRTIVYLTTGLCKGGFFRNLILIGGDTAFNICRALKIETFQIISAVSPGIAFCRTLDGKYNFILKPGGFGDKETLIRCVQFFGHSRSS; translated from the coding sequence ATGATTGGGGTAATCTCTGATGACTTGACTGGGTGTGGCGATGTGGGATTACATTTTGCAGATTATGGTTTGAGAACAATTGTCCATACTTCTAACTCAGAGCGCCTCTGCAAAAATCTGAAGCCTGATGTTGACTGGGACGTTCTTGTGGTGAATACTGAAAGCAGGTTAGATGAACCGCAAACAGCCTACGAGAAGGTTAAAGGTGTCTTGAGATTTTTCAGGAAATTAAACATAGAACGGATTTATAAAAAAATAGATTCTACGTTACGGGGAAATGTCGGTGCGGAGATTGACGCGCTTTTCGATGAGTTGAACATAGAAAAACTTCCTTTTTGTGCTGCTTTTCCCAAAACAGGAAGGACTACAATAGAAGGTTACCACTATGTCTGGGGAAAACTGGTTACCAAAACGGAGTTTGCTCGTGACCCCAGGAATCCAGTTAATGAAGCTCACATACCCACTTTGCTGGAAGAAACATCGAAACATTCTGAAAGGATTAAAGTATATAATGCAAAGACTCAAAGAGATTTAAAAAATATCGCCAGAGAAATCCCGGATTACACGACTGTATGTGGAGCAAGCGCTCTGGCCGGGGAGTTGGTCAAATTCTGGGGGAAGGCGGGATCAAGCAGGGATGTTAAACCTAAGACAGTAACTGGTGGTTCAAAACCTGTGTTGATTATTTCCGGGAGTGGACAATCGGTTACCTACGAACAGATTGGAGAGTTGAAGAGAAAGAAAAGTTTATTGGCTGTGCCTATAGATTTCGAGCGAAATCGAGTGGAAATACCGGATGCGAAAAATGCTAAACACATATTAATCTATCCTCAAAAGAGTAACCACAAACTCGATGCAGAGAAGATTATTAGAACGATTGTCTATTTGACCACAGGACTTTGCAAAGGGGGATTCTTTCGTAATCTAATTCTTATTGGTGGAGATACTGCTTTCAATATCTGTCGAGCATTAAAGATAGAGACCTTTCAAATTATTTCGGCTGTATCACCGGGGATTGCTTTCTGTCGGACTTTAGATGGGAAGTACAACTTCATTCTGAAGCCGGGAGGGTTTGGGGACAAGGAAACATTGATTAGATGTGTGCAATTTTTTGGCCATAGTAGGTCTTCGTAG